The Pseudanabaena sp. PCC 6802 genomic interval AACCTGAAAACTTGAAGCCTCTCCCCCGTTGTGATGACAGCACCGAACCATTAGCCAGTGCAATTCTAGCGGTCAGAGTCTCGACCGAAATAGATGCTGTGGTGCGATCGCAACCTAACAAAGCCGCGTGGCTGCGGCGGGTCATTACCGAAGCGGCACAACGCGAACTAATGGGAGGTAATGAGTTATGACCTTTGAAGAGTTGCAGGCAATAGTTGAATCTACGGCTCGCACGGTGCAAGGTTTAGCTGAGACTCAGGGAGAACTTCGACGCGATTTAGCCGAGCAACGTTTAGAGTTCAATCGAGAAATGGCTGAATACGAACGGCTAAACCGACAACGTCATGACGATTTAAGTGCAGAGTTGCAAGCAATATCCCGTGATGTTTCGCGGCTGGTTGACACTCAGCACGAGGCCGCGACAGAGCGACACGAACTCAGACAAGCCACCTTGGGTATTGCTAACCTGCTGGCATCCCTAGATGAGGATCGCCCCACTATCTTTAGAAAGCTGAATGCGATCGAGAACAAAGTCGATAGGATATTAGAGCGTTAGCCTTTAGCTATCCACAGGGAAAGAGGCAGGTGCATTAGTTAGTTTTAGAGTAAAATACCTCACAGCATTACTCATTTGTGGGGACAATTTGGGGTACGCTCAAATCGTCTAGATGCTAAACCCATTGCCTAGCTAGAAATGCAAGAGTTTTCTCTATGGGCGGGCGACCCATTTTTTCGGAGCCGCGATCGGCAAAGTTACGAAAATAATCAATACTGCTCGATCGATCAGCCAAACTTACCCGATACATACTCCTGGGTTTGTTGTTTGGTAGCATTCTCGAAAATTACTTGTGTAGTATCAAATTCTACTAGCTCTCCGAGATACATAAATGCGGTGAAGTCAGAAATGCGAGAGGCTTGCTGCATGTTATGAGTGACGATCAAGATGGTGACTTTTTCCTTCAGGCGGCTCACTAATGACTCAATACTGGCAGTAGCGATCGGGTCTAGTGCAGAGGTTGGTTCGTCAAACAGTAATATCTCCGGCTCGGTAGCTAATGCCCTGGCAATACAGAGGCGTTGCTGTTGACCGCCGGATAAATTTAGGGCTGAGTCTTTCAGCCTATCTTTTACTTCGTCCCACAGAGCCGCATCTCTCAGGGCCATTTCTACTTTGTCATCGATCGCTCTCCGCCTTCTCTGCCCCCTAACTCGCAGTCCATAGGCAACATTCTCATAGATGGATTTTGGGAAAGGATTGGGTTTCTGAAATACCATCCCAATTCGCATTCTGACCTCAATTGGATCGATGTGCTTGTTGAGAATATTTTGGGATTCTAATAGAATTTCTCCCTCATAGCGATTGCCAGCATACAGATCGTGCATGCGGTTGAAGCATCGCAGCAGAGTGGTTTTACCGCACCCCGACGGACCGATCAAGGCTGTCACTGCATTCTCTGCTACATTGAGGTTGATATTTTTGAGGGCGTGGACGTCACCATAATAGAAGTTGAAGTTCTCGACTTGCGCTTTAGCTCTTATTTCTTGGGAGATCTGCATAAAATTCTGGGAGTAGTATTTCAAGTAATTATTTTCCAACTGCTAGACCTAATTTCTATTACCACTTGATGCGCTGGCGGAAATAATAGCGTAAATAGATAGCTAATCCATTCATCAAGAGAGTAATTCCAACCAGAACTATCCCAGCGGCGGCGGCGTTAAGCTGGAATTCCGGTTCGGGACGCGATACCCAATTAAACATTTGAATTGGCATCACTGTAAAGGGTGCAAATAGCCATTTAAACGAGTACCAGGGTTGTTCGTCAGAAAATGGCAAAAAAGCAATAAATGTGAGCGCTCCGATTGTAATTAGCGGTGCGGTTTCGCCGATCGCTCGCGACAATCCCACAATAATTCCGGTCAGGATACCTCCTGCCGACGCTGGTAGTAGATGATCCCAAATCATTTGCCATTTGCTGGCACCCATAGCATAGGCTGCCTCGCGCAGGCTGCTCGGCACCGCTTTAATCGCCTCGCGCGTAGTCACGATGACCACGGGCAGAATCAACAGCGAGAGAGTCATGCCCGCCGTGATTACGCTTTCCCCCAGTTTAAGTTGCTCGACAAATACACCCAATGCCAGCAATCCATAAACAATTGATGGCACGCCAGCCAGATTTGAGATATTAATTTCAATTAAAGCTGACAGCCAGTTCTTGCGGGCATATTCTTCTAGATAGATGCCCGAGGCAACACCTAAGGGCACAGTTGCTACAACTGTCACTAACATGACCAGCAAGCTGCCTACCCACGCTGACAGGATACCAGCATCTTCCGGCACTGGGTCGGCAAAGGAGGTAAGGAATTTCCAATTCAAGCGCGGCGTACCAGTCAGAGCCAGGTTAGTAATTAGTGCTAGCAGCACGAATAAAATAACTAGCAATGCCAAAAGCCCGAAGATAATAAATATATAATCCCAAAGCTTGCGACGTTGAATCCCAGTCCGAAGCGATCGCAGGTTTCTGGAAGAATCTCCTGTTGAGGTGTCATCCAACGAATCATCTGGTTCCAAGCCCTCTGTTATCAACCAATCTGCCATGTAACTAGTAGACCTCCCGAAAACGCTTGCTCAAAAAATATCCAATGATATTGAGTATAAGAGTCATCGACACCAGAGATAATCCTGCGATAAAGATAGTGTCATACTCTATGGAACCATGTGGGATATCTCCCAAACTCACCTGCACGATATAAGCCGATACCGTTGCTGCCGATTCTAGAGGATTCCACGTATAGTTTGGTTGCAGTCCGGCAGCGATCGCCACAATCATCGTCTCTCCAATCGCTCGCGAGATCCCGAGGATATAAGCTGCAATTACACCAGAGAAAGACGCTGGCAAAACCACCCTTAGCGCTGTTTGCAAGCGCGTAGCGCCAGTCGCGTAGGAACCTTCCCGCATTTGCAAAGGAACGGATCGCATGGCATCTTCACTAATCGAGCTTATCAAAGGAATAATCGCAATTCCGATCGCTAGTCCCGCACTGAGCATGTTAAATCCTGGGAGCAGAAAGTATTCAAACTCTCCCAGATCGGGCATGAAATATTTCTGCACCGCCAGCAGAATTGCTTGTAAGGCAGGCGATATAGCAGTTAGCGCAAAATAACCAAATACGACAGAGGGAATACCAGCTAGTAATTCTAGAATTGGCTTGACAATCTCGCGGGTGCGGCTGGAGGCAAATTCACTTAAATATATAGAAATAATTGTGCCAATCGGAATGGCGAATGCGATCGCTACGCCGGTGGTGACAAGCGTTCCAGTTAGAAGTGGTAATATACCAAACTTGCCACCTTCAAACAGAGGGGACCATTCACGCTCGTTTAAAAACTCCCCTAGGAAAAAACTAATTGGTGTTGTATTACGCAGTTCTGCTACTTTTAAGAAGAAATTATATGATTCTACAATTAGAATCTCCATGATTCCAAATGTTGTCAGAACCGATGAGAGAGCAGCCAATAACAGAATAATCTCTATTCCTCGCTCAATTAGCACGCGCTTCCATTTGCGCTGACTAGGCATAAGGGCAAGCCCTGCCACAGAAGATTTTGCCATGCCAAATACTTAATGACCTCGTAGAGTAAGTAAATAATGAAAAGAATACAGCATGACATGTTGCACGCTGTATTCCATTAAAACCTATAGAAATCGCAAATCCCAATTAGAAACAGATTGGAAATTATCGATCAATCTACACCTTCACGATCTAGAACTTCAGCAATGGTTGCACCGATATCGTTTTGACCGTTGAAGACGGTACCAGCTTTACCCTTGTTGAAGTTTGCCAAAATCTTTGGATAAGAGGCACCAGGGAGAGCCGTATACTTTGCCTTTTTGGTAATAGCTGCACCGTTATTGATGAAGTAGCTCACAAACTGCTTTACTTCTGGACGTTTAGCAGCGTCAACCCTAATGTAGATGAACAGCGGTCTAGAAAGCGGCTGATAGGTGCCATTTTGGACGGTTTGGTCGCTAGGAAGTACGGCTGAGCCAGAAGGGGAAACGATCGCTACTGGTTTAATGCGGCTCTTATTCGCTTCCAAGTATGACTTACCGAAGTAGCCCAGACTGCCGCGATCTCCAGCAACACCCTGTACCAGGACGTTGTCATCTTCACTTGGCGTGTAATCAGTACGGCTAGCTTTTGCCTTGCCATTCACAGCTTCTGTGAAGTAGTCAAATGTACCTGAGTCAGGGCCTGGGCCAAATAGTTTAATTGGCACATTTGGGAATCCTTTACGAACCTGGCTCCAGTTTTTTACCTTCGACCCAGGCTCCCAAATTTTCTTTAGCTCAGCCACTGTCAAATCTTTAGCCCAGTTGTTTTGGGGGTGAACAACTACAGCAATACCATCAAAAGCAATAGGTAGCTCGATGTACTTAATGCCTTTATTCTTACAAGCATCCATTTCCTTTTTCAGGATGGGGCGAGAAGCATTGGAAATGTCTAGTTCGCCAGCGCAAAACTTTTTGAATCCGCCGCCAGTACCAGAAATACCAACTGTAACTTTGATACTAGAATTAGCCTTCTGGAAACCGCTAGCAGCAACTTCAGCAATTGGATAGACAGTACTTGACCCATCTACTTTGATGGTTTTTTGCTGAGCTAGTGCCGAAGGAATCAAAGGAAGCGTAACTGCTGCGGCACCTACGAGAAGGGTTGACGCACCCCTAAACAGTGTCCTTTGAATAATAGCGCTTGCATTCATCTTAATTTGTAACCCTAAACCTGAATAAGTACTTAGTAATCAAGCTACACAAATATTTACCCCCTCAGGTGAAGGATAGGGAAAGGTTGAATTAAGCTAATGATAAGAATTGGTAAAAAAATGGTTAAACCATTTCCAATTCATCCTTGCGATCGCCGCTAGCAATTAAAATCCTAATTTATAACAAATTATACCCAAATTATACCCAAATTCACTAAATGATGATGTCTCTTTAATTCTCTCAAGTTTGCGAATTGCGATCGCCATGATAATCAGAAGTAGACATCAATTTAGGTAGAACAGAATTCCATGCTTTGTTAAGAAACTGAGTTTCAATCTAAAATACTATAGCGGTTTTCAGATCGGAAAGAGCAGTGGATTTGGTGGTGTTGCCCCCAAGAAGGGGTGGCCCCTTCACTCCGCCAATGAAACCCGTTCTCAAGCGAACATCGCTATATAACACTCCGATCTGAGTCGTAAATTCCTTTACTGACCGCTGACTACTACAGCTAACTTGCACGAATCATTTCGGATTGCTATAGTCTATACATAGACAGATCCGTGTCTGCCTATCTCACTAATGGTCTAGTAGTGGTATAGAAGTAACGATCGAGGAAAGAATCATGAAACGAGCTATTAAAGGACTTCTTAAAAAAGCGCCGTTCTTTCGGAATCTCGAAGAGAATATTAGAAATCTCGAGGAGCATGTGAGAAGGCAGGGAGCATATCCCGTTGGCCACTATTATTCTCCCATCCCGTCACAAGAAGATGTTCTTACGTATCTAAGAACGCGCAAGCCGCCGAACAAGGAACTAATCGGCATTAATTTGAACGAACAGAAGCAATACGACTTACTAAACGAGTATGCTCAGTTCTATAAAGACCTTCCATTCCCAGAAAAACTAGTTGCTTCGAGCCGCTACTATTACGACAACTCCTGGTTTAGCTATTCAGATGCTATTTTCCTTTACTGCTTTTTAAGAAAGTATCAGCCTAAAAGAATCGTTGAAGTCGGATCGGGTTTTTCATCTGCTGTAATGCTAGATACCATTGATAGCATTTTTTCTCAGAGACCGGAAATTACTTTTATTGAACCATATCCCGATCGGCTTAATAGCTTGCTTAGAGACAAGGACAGGCAACAGATAGAATTAATTGACAGAAAGATTCAAGAAGTTCCATTTGACATTTTCTCCACTCTAAAATCTGGCGATTTCCTGTTTATTGATTCAAGCCATGTAGTGAAATGCGGTAGCGATCTGCAACTGCTTATGTTTGAGATCTTACCACGCATTCAACCGGGAGTCTTTGTCCATTTTCATGATGTATTCT includes:
- a CDS encoding PstS family phosphate ABC transporter substrate-binding protein — its product is MNASAIIQRTLFRGASTLLVGAAAVTLPLIPSALAQQKTIKVDGSSTVYPIAEVAASGFQKANSSIKVTVGISGTGGGFKKFCAGELDISNASRPILKKEMDACKNKGIKYIELPIAFDGIAVVVHPQNNWAKDLTVAELKKIWEPGSKVKNWSQVRKGFPNVPIKLFGPGPDSGTFDYFTEAVNGKAKASRTDYTPSEDDNVLVQGVAGDRGSLGYFGKSYLEANKSRIKPVAIVSPSGSAVLPSDQTVQNGTYQPLSRPLFIYIRVDAAKRPEVKQFVSYFINNGAAITKKAKYTALPGASYPKILANFNKGKAGTVFNGQNDIGATIAEVLDREGVD
- the pstC gene encoding phosphate ABC transporter permease subunit PstC gives rise to the protein MAKSSVAGLALMPSQRKWKRVLIERGIEIILLLAALSSVLTTFGIMEILIVESYNFFLKVAELRNTTPISFFLGEFLNEREWSPLFEGGKFGILPLLTGTLVTTGVAIAFAIPIGTIISIYLSEFASSRTREIVKPILELLAGIPSVVFGYFALTAISPALQAILLAVQKYFMPDLGEFEYFLLPGFNMLSAGLAIGIAIIPLISSISEDAMRSVPLQMREGSYATGATRLQTALRVVLPASFSGVIAAYILGISRAIGETMIVAIAAGLQPNYTWNPLESAATVSAYIVQVSLGDIPHGSIEYDTIFIAGLSLVSMTLILNIIGYFLSKRFREVY
- a CDS encoding class I SAM-dependent methyltransferase encodes the protein MKRAIKGLLKKAPFFRNLEENIRNLEEHVRRQGAYPVGHYYSPIPSQEDVLTYLRTRKPPNKELIGINLNEQKQYDLLNEYAQFYKDLPFPEKLVASSRYYYDNSWFSYSDAIFLYCFLRKYQPKRIVEVGSGFSSAVMLDTIDSIFSQRPEITFIEPYPDRLNSLLRDKDRQQIELIDRKIQEVPFDIFSTLKSGDFLFIDSSHVVKCGSDLQLLMFEILPRIQPGVFVHFHDVFYPFDYPSEWLTEGRYWNENYFLRAFLAYNSEWSILFFNTYAHYMFSDIIKEKMPLCMKNPGGSLYIQRNQIV
- the pstB gene encoding phosphate ABC transporter ATP-binding protein PstB, translated to MQISQEIRAKAQVENFNFYYGDVHALKNINLNVAENAVTALIGPSGCGKTTLLRCFNRMHDLYAGNRYEGEILLESQNILNKHIDPIEVRMRIGMVFQKPNPFPKSIYENVAYGLRVRGQRRRRAIDDKVEMALRDAALWDEVKDRLKDSALNLSGGQQQRLCIARALATEPEILLFDEPTSALDPIATASIESLVSRLKEKVTILIVTHNMQQASRISDFTAFMYLGELVEFDTTQVIFENATKQQTQEYVSGKFG
- the pstA gene encoding phosphate ABC transporter permease PstA; the encoded protein is MADWLITEGLEPDDSLDDTSTGDSSRNLRSLRTGIQRRKLWDYIFIIFGLLALLVILFVLLALITNLALTGTPRLNWKFLTSFADPVPEDAGILSAWVGSLLVMLVTVVATVPLGVASGIYLEEYARKNWLSALIEINISNLAGVPSIVYGLLALGVFVEQLKLGESVITAGMTLSLLILPVVIVTTREAIKAVPSSLREAAYAMGASKWQMIWDHLLPASAGGILTGIIVGLSRAIGETAPLITIGALTFIAFLPFSDEQPWYSFKWLFAPFTVMPIQMFNWVSRPEPEFQLNAAAAGIVLVGITLLMNGLAIYLRYYFRQRIKW